The following coding sequences are from one Ammospiza caudacuta isolate bAmmCau1 chromosome 10, bAmmCau1.pri, whole genome shotgun sequence window:
- the LOC131561698 gene encoding hydrocephalus-inducing protein homolog, which yields MVLSLMNKDKFLHVVKVSMESSPYFQLVSSSDAYRAVPPGASAPVRIRFTPSKNKDYCHELVCLTARERIVVPIRAIGARAVLDFPAQLDFSKCPVKVSTQQTLLVRNVGARAARYQLSTQSPFSVVPATGALGAGDTVQVTVAFHPLARAVPIAAPWPCAAAQLPPGIFAGEERIHTKLQGEAVDVNIGLSPNSVELDKTFTSMSSHRTLFIENRSNITAHFQWKAFATEEEENEAKRRQCLLRPPKEVSQENFPEEKETEKVKGFCGDHSALLSSMDKEKMVKVQEDPMLFSDDIFFLEPMEGEIGPNCSAEIKVTFKPLEALEYGSVAYCSISATNLGLCFKFAPEEGIIAAGGSQSVQISFSATVLGSFEEEFQFSVAGSPTPAILTIKGSVTAPSLHFDLAELDFGDISFGFPYTQRCRLTNSSAVPLTFQLRMSDDGTQPAVDSVDQIRRDTDPAWSKGIHFHVEPREFTINPSGGTILPQGHRDIEVTLCSNTVMEFYRRLLVDLEGIGKGVASLIITARCLVPELQVSSPVLLCDECHLKALGTHRTNVLIGVFGDERNPLSFNILPLPGVLQPGESQQVTSTFSGHLNTTCNVPELCHMEGGSTSEVLVPRAASRQTPESAAGHGAGPVSCLPLLSGLGDAAEVGSRASPPLQAETVPESAAENGAEPAGLSEQPAADPTISVIPSSAGSSVARVTAAFQASPSVIHSPKSHLGEAHKGPGA from the exons gattattGCCACGAGCTGGTGTGCctcactgcaagggaaaggatCGTTGTGCCAATTCGGGCCATTGGTGCCCGAGCTGTGCTGgacttccctgcccagctggacttCTCCAAGTGTCCAGTCAaggtcagcacccagcagactCTGCTGGTGCGCAATGTCGGTGCCCGGGCAGCTCGGTACCAGCTGAGCACGCAGAG TCCTTTCTCCGTGGTGCCGgccacaggagctctgggcgCTGGTGACACCGTGCAGGTGACAGTGGCATTTCACCCGCTGGCCAGAGCGGTGCCCATTGCGGCTCCCTGGccgtgtgctgcagctcag ctgcccccaggcaTATTTGCTG GTGAAGAAAGAATCCAcacaaagctccagggagaagcTGTAGATGTCAACATTGGGCTGAGCCCAAATTCCGTGGAGCTTGACAAGACTTTCACCAGCATGTCAAGCCACAGAACCCTGTTCATTGAAAACAGGAGTAACATCACAGCCCACTTCCAGTGGAAGGCTTTTGCtactgaggaagaagagaatgaaGCGAAGAGGAG gcagtgcttgcTGCGGCCGCCCAAAGAGGTGTCTCAGGAAAACTtcccagaggagaaagaaacagagaaggtGAAGGGCTTTTGTGGAGATCACAgtgccctcctgagcagcatgGACAAGGAGAAGATGGTAAAGGTGCAAGAAGACCCCATGCTGTTctctgatgacatttttttccttgagccaATG GAGGGAGAAATCGGGCCGAATTGTTCAGCTGAAATCAAGGTGACCTTCAAACCCCTGGAAGCACTGGAGTATGGAAGTGTGGcttactgcagcatctcag CCACCAACCTGGGCTTGTGTTTCAAGTTTGCCCCCGAGGAGGGCATCATtgcagcaggtgggagccaGAGTGTGCAgatctccttcagtgccaccgTGCTGGGGAGCTTTGAGGAGGAGTTCCAGTTCAGTGTGGCTGGATCTCCTACGCCTGCCATCCTGACCATCAA gggcagcgtCACTGCACCGAGTTTACACTTCGACCTCGCTGAGCTCGACTTCGGGGACATCTCCTTTG gctttccctACACGCAGCGCTGCCGCCTCACCAACAGCTCCGCGGTGCCCCTGACGTTCCAGCTCCGCATGTCGGACGATGGCACGCAGCCGGCTGTGGACAGCGTGGATCAGATCCGCAGGGACACCGACCCGGCCTGGAGCAAGGGAATCCATTTCCATGTGGAGCCCAGGGAGTTCACCATCAATCCCAGCGGAGGCACCAtcctcccccagggacaccgggacatcGAG GTGACCCTGTGCTCCAACACGGTGATGGAGTTCTACCGGAGATTGCTGGTGGACCTGGAGGGTATTGGCAAGGGAGTGGCATCCCTGATCATCACAGCCAG ATGTCTCGTTCCTGAGCTCCAAGtgtcctccccagtgctgctgtgtgatgagtGCCACCTGAAG gccctgggcactcatCGCACCAACGTTCTCATCGGCGTGTTCGGGGATGAGAGAAACCCCCTG TCTTTCAAtatcctgccactgccaggtgtgctgcagccaggagagagccagcAGGTCACCTCCACCTTCTCTGGCCACCTCAACACCACCTGCAATGTCCCGGAGCTGTGCCACATGGAGGGAGGCTCCACCTCTgaggtgctggtgcccagggcgGCCTCACgt cagaccccGGAGTCAGCGGCGGGGCACGGCGCCGGCCCCGTGTCGTGCCTGCCGCTGctttcagggctgggggacgCGGCGGAGGTGGGTTCTCGCGCATCCCCGCCGCTTCAAGCCGAGACAGTCCCAGAGTCAGCGGCAGAAAACGGCGCTGAACCTGCGGGactctcggagcagcccgcggctgatcccACGATCAGCGTGATTCCCTCCTCGGCCGGCTCCTCCGTGGCCAGAGTCACTGCCGCgttccaggccagccccagcgtcATCCACAGCCCC aaatcccacctgggggagGCTCACAAGGGCCCGGGGGCTTAA